Proteins from one Tsuneonella aeria genomic window:
- a CDS encoding penicillin-binding protein 1A produces the protein MADTSTLQHIRYRIRRDTRGAAAWFRRSWQGSRRFRWIVGILGTGFLALILLWAFLAHDLPDAETLLDYEPPLPTIVRGVEGDIVHSYARERRVQLQYADFPQELIESFLAAEDKTFFTHGGVDITGTMGAVFDYATKFGSGERAVGGSTITQQVAKNILLGDEYSVTRKLKEMILARRIEGVLSKPQILELYLNEIPLGRRSFGVQAAARAYFQKDVGELDLHEMAFLAILPKAPERYGRSKNEGMAIERRNFVLDQMVANDFITAQEGAAAKAQPLGLKPARSTVPSVDAGYFLEEVRRELMGKFGETAKDGKNSVYAGGLWVRTSLDPELQEAARDALRGGILRYSAGKGWTGPIATIDVSDDTWQSQLAASPLGISYRDWRVGVVTRRDGSRATIGFSDGDTAPLTGLPDGLRAGHVIAAAPTGNSYAVRTVPEVSGGFVVEEPFTGRVLAMQGGFDHRLSDFNRATQALRQPGSTIKPFVYSTGLDHGMTPATEVPDQAYCFYQGAALGEKCFRNFGGGGGGVHTMRWGLEQSRNLMTVHIAMDAGMPNVTRTFERLGIGKYQNYPAFALGAGDTTVLRMVNAYATLANHGRINTPSLIDYVQDRRGKVIWRADKRECNGCNMAEWDGKAMPRIKPTGRQVMDPRTAYQVVHMLEGVVQRGTAVRMRSLGLPLFGKTGTTTGPTNAWFVGGSPDLIAGMYIGYDKPRNLGGWVQGGNTAGPMMIDFVKATRDRWSDEPFVAPAGVRMVRIDRRSGKRVFDAWPTDDPMASVIWEAFKPDTEPPRATRQDAVAAKRNEILEMIRRGRQANAQAAATRQRAAPQADFVEEQGGIY, from the coding sequence ATGGCCGATACTTCCACATTGCAGCACATCCGTTACCGCATCCGCCGCGACACTCGTGGGGCGGCCGCCTGGTTTCGTCGCAGTTGGCAAGGCAGCCGGAGATTTCGCTGGATCGTCGGCATCCTTGGGACGGGGTTTCTCGCGCTGATCCTGCTGTGGGCGTTTCTAGCCCATGACTTGCCGGATGCCGAAACGCTGCTCGATTACGAACCTCCGCTGCCCACGATCGTGCGCGGCGTCGAAGGGGACATCGTGCATTCCTATGCGCGCGAGCGGCGAGTCCAGCTCCAGTATGCCGACTTCCCGCAAGAACTGATCGAATCGTTCCTCGCCGCCGAGGACAAGACGTTCTTCACTCACGGAGGCGTGGACATCACCGGGACGATGGGCGCAGTTTTCGACTACGCGACGAAGTTCGGTTCGGGCGAGCGCGCCGTGGGCGGATCGACGATTACCCAGCAGGTCGCAAAGAATATCCTGCTCGGCGACGAGTACTCGGTCACGCGAAAGCTGAAGGAAATGATCCTTGCGCGGCGGATCGAGGGCGTGTTGTCCAAGCCGCAAATCCTTGAGCTCTATCTCAACGAGATTCCGCTGGGCCGCCGGAGCTTCGGGGTACAGGCCGCCGCGCGGGCCTATTTCCAGAAGGATGTCGGCGAACTCGACCTGCACGAAATGGCGTTCCTCGCCATCCTGCCCAAGGCACCGGAACGCTATGGCCGTTCGAAGAACGAGGGCATGGCGATCGAGCGACGGAATTTCGTGCTCGACCAGATGGTCGCGAACGACTTCATCACCGCGCAGGAAGGGGCGGCCGCAAAGGCGCAGCCGCTCGGCCTCAAGCCCGCGCGTTCCACGGTCCCTTCGGTCGACGCGGGATATTTCCTCGAAGAAGTGCGGCGCGAGCTGATGGGCAAGTTCGGGGAAACCGCCAAGGACGGCAAGAACAGTGTCTACGCGGGGGGGCTCTGGGTGCGGACATCTCTCGACCCGGAGCTGCAGGAGGCTGCTCGCGACGCCCTTCGCGGGGGCATCCTGCGTTACAGCGCCGGGAAGGGGTGGACCGGGCCGATCGCCACGATCGACGTGTCCGACGACACCTGGCAGTCGCAGCTTGCCGCATCGCCGCTGGGCATCAGCTACCGGGACTGGCGTGTTGGCGTCGTCACCCGCCGCGATGGTTCGCGCGCGACGATCGGCTTTTCGGACGGTGACACGGCTCCGCTTACCGGCTTGCCGGACGGGCTGCGCGCCGGCCACGTCATCGCCGCTGCGCCAACCGGTAACTCCTATGCCGTCCGCACTGTACCCGAGGTCTCGGGTGGCTTCGTGGTCGAAGAACCGTTCACCGGCCGGGTGCTCGCCATGCAGGGCGGGTTCGATCACCGGCTCAGCGACTTCAATCGCGCGACTCAGGCACTCCGCCAGCCCGGCTCCACCATCAAGCCGTTCGTCTATTCGACGGGTCTTGACCACGGCATGACGCCAGCCACCGAAGTGCCCGACCAGGCCTACTGCTTTTACCAGGGGGCGGCACTGGGCGAGAAATGCTTCCGCAATTTCGGTGGTGGCGGCGGCGGCGTGCACACGATGCGCTGGGGGCTGGAGCAGAGCCGCAACCTGATGACCGTGCACATTGCGATGGACGCCGGGATGCCAAATGTCACCCGTACGTTCGAGCGTCTGGGTATCGGCAAGTACCAGAACTATCCGGCGTTCGCGCTCGGTGCGGGCGACACCACGGTGCTGCGGATGGTCAACGCCTATGCCACGCTCGCCAATCACGGCCGGATCAACACCCCGAGCCTGATCGACTATGTCCAGGATCGGCGGGGCAAGGTGATCTGGCGCGCGGACAAGCGCGAGTGCAACGGCTGCAACATGGCCGAATGGGACGGCAAGGCCATGCCTCGGATCAAGCCGACCGGCCGCCAGGTCATGGATCCGCGCACAGCGTATCAGGTCGTCCACATGCTCGAAGGCGTTGTCCAGCGCGGGACGGCGGTGAGGATGCGGTCGCTCGGCCTGCCGCTGTTCGGCAAGACCGGCACGACCACCGGCCCGACCAACGCCTGGTTCGTCGGCGGTAGTCCCGACCTCATCGCCGGCATGTATATCGGATATGACAAGCCGCGGAACCTGGGCGGGTGGGTGCAGGGCGGGAACACGGCCGGCCCGATGATGATCGACTTCGTCAAGGCGACCCGCGACCGGTGGTCCGACGAACCGTTCGTGGCGCCGGCGGGCGTGCGGATGGTCCGGATCGATCGGCGCAGCGGGAAGCGGGTGTTCGACGCCTGGCCAACCGACGATCCGATGGCGTCCGTTATCTGGGAGGCCTTCAAGCCCGACACGGAACCGCCGCGGGCGACCCGGCAGGACGCGGTCGCAGCCAAGCGCAACGAGATTCTGGAGATGATTCGGCGCGGGCGGCAGGCCAACGCCCAGGCCGCGGCGACGCGCCAGCGCGCGGCGCCGCAGGCCGACTTCGTCGAGGAGCAGGGCGGCATCTATTGA
- a CDS encoding N-acetylmuramoyl-L-alanine amidase family protein produces the protein MSRRAQLSLFLLAPVLVMAAILAAWLALAVPALGRDYVLRFELPPAGERADLPRVLGPPDRSRPLIVIDAGHGGHDPGATAMGFQEKDLVLALAAALREELIRRGGTRVAMTREDDRFLALGERSAIARDLGADLFLSIHADSAGEADAISGSSIYVLSEEASSATAARYAARENAADAVNGVRLSEQSDTVNSILVDLAQRGAQNDSAAFARLIQREGRGILQFHPETRRSAALAVLRAPDVPSVLYEAGFISNPDDAERLASPAGQQAFAQVLARAVSIYFARQSDVR, from the coding sequence ATGTCGCGGCGCGCCCAACTCTCCCTGTTCCTGCTCGCGCCCGTGCTCGTGATGGCTGCCATTCTTGCGGCCTGGCTCGCGCTCGCGGTGCCCGCACTGGGCCGCGATTACGTGTTGCGTTTCGAGCTGCCGCCTGCAGGCGAGCGCGCGGATCTGCCGCGCGTCCTTGGTCCGCCCGATCGTTCCCGGCCCTTGATCGTAATCGATGCGGGACACGGAGGGCACGACCCTGGCGCGACTGCAATGGGATTTCAGGAAAAGGACCTGGTTCTTGCGCTCGCGGCGGCACTTCGTGAAGAGCTCATCCGACGCGGCGGCACGCGCGTGGCAATGACGCGCGAAGACGATCGCTTCCTTGCGCTCGGCGAACGCTCCGCGATCGCCCGCGATCTTGGGGCGGACCTTTTTCTTTCGATCCATGCCGATTCTGCCGGTGAAGCAGATGCGATCAGCGGGTCGAGCATATACGTCCTGTCCGAAGAGGCCTCCAGCGCGACGGCAGCACGTTACGCCGCGCGGGAAAATGCAGCGGACGCGGTTAACGGCGTCAGATTGTCGGAACAAAGCGACACGGTGAACAGCATCCTTGTCGACCTTGCGCAGCGCGGGGCGCAGAACGACAGCGCCGCGTTCGCGCGCCTGATCCAGCGCGAAGGGCGCGGCATCTTGCAATTCCACCCGGAAACCCGGCGCTCGGCTGCCCTGGCTGTTCTGCGGGCACCGGACGTGCCGTCCGTGTTATACGAAGCGGGGTTCATCTCGAATCCCGACGACGCCGAGCGCCTGGCATCGCCTGCGGGGCAGCAGGCCTTCGCTCAGGTGCTTGCGCGCGCGGTCAGCATATATTTCGCGCGGCAATCGGACGTGCGATAG
- a CDS encoding Rne/Rng family ribonuclease, whose protein sequence is MATRMLIDARHPEETRVAVLQGNRIEEFDFESAEHKQIKGNIYLAKVTRVEPSLQAAFVDFGGNRHGFLAFSEIHPDYYQIPKEDRDQLLAEEAEAAEEEAKLRAEEEEEGHAPGDEYDADDETGESLVEEIAEDGVEEIDTSEKDEVATIEDGHYENGSDIGDVDQDDDDSVGDSDDDANRGENGRSRGRDRARRQGKGRSRAKEVDEVRAKRMALRRRYKIQDVIQRRQVLLVQVVKEERGNKGAALTTYLSLAGRYCVLMPNSSHGGGISRKISSAADRKRLKTIVSDLSLPRSMGLIVRTAGLQRTKPEIKRDFDYLARLWDEIRENTLKSVAPALIHSDSDLIKRAIRDIYNKEIEEVVVEGEDGYRSAREFMKLLMPSHARKVKAYSDPVPLFQRFGAEDQLRAMYDPVVQLKSGGYLVINPTEALVSIDINSGRSTKEHGIEATAVNTNIEAAREIARQLRLRDMAGLVVIDFIDMEYGSNIRKVEKAMKDALRNDRARIQVGRISGFGLMEMSRQRLRTGVLEATTRECPHCDGTGLVRTASSAGLSALRLIEDEAARGKGTMISLYASTEAAVYLLNAKRSDLAEIEDRYGVKVEVLPEGEDEGAKMRVASSGPRPASLPKFAPIVDDIEDDHFDDEDELAEDENVADNGEISGEQDGDDRGRKKRRRRRGGRNRRDRDDGENGARAIEESDDESSDTDTGDEGEAGERPENDEDDADRPRKRRRRGGRRRRGREREDGDAEETVNTDITEELAATVASQLTEDVAVVADPEDAAPAAEPVAEDKPKRRTRRKKDDIPADAAIPVTDEQTPQEPAPAPEEKPKRTRRKKVDPADAGGPGADETVVDGAVPEAPAKPRRTRARKAATDAAAEPSVPAQAAESTTADPVTAPAAEPAGQVAETANEAPPAKRGWWQRTFGE, encoded by the coding sequence ATGGCAACGCGCATGCTTATCGATGCGCGCCACCCGGAAGAAACCCGGGTGGCGGTGCTTCAGGGTAACCGGATCGAAGAATTCGATTTCGAATCTGCCGAACACAAGCAGATCAAGGGCAATATCTACCTTGCCAAGGTTACCCGGGTAGAACCCAGCCTGCAGGCCGCCTTCGTCGATTTCGGCGGCAATCGGCATGGCTTCCTCGCGTTCAGCGAAATCCATCCGGATTACTACCAGATCCCGAAAGAGGATCGTGACCAGCTGCTCGCCGAAGAGGCCGAGGCGGCAGAAGAAGAAGCGAAGCTTCGCGCCGAGGAGGAAGAGGAAGGCCACGCGCCAGGCGACGAGTACGACGCCGACGATGAAACCGGCGAATCGCTCGTCGAGGAAATCGCCGAAGACGGGGTGGAGGAAATCGACACTTCGGAGAAGGATGAGGTCGCCACCATCGAGGACGGCCATTACGAAAACGGCAGCGACATCGGTGACGTCGATCAGGACGATGACGACAGCGTCGGGGATAGCGATGACGACGCCAATCGCGGCGAAAACGGCCGTTCGCGCGGCCGGGATCGCGCGCGCCGGCAGGGCAAGGGTCGCAGCCGGGCGAAGGAAGTGGACGAAGTCCGCGCCAAGCGCATGGCGCTACGCCGCCGCTACAAAATCCAGGACGTGATCCAGCGTCGCCAGGTCCTTCTGGTCCAGGTCGTCAAGGAAGAACGCGGCAACAAGGGCGCCGCCCTGACGACCTACCTCAGCCTGGCCGGACGCTATTGCGTGCTCATGCCGAATTCCAGCCATGGGGGCGGCATCAGCCGAAAGATCAGCTCGGCCGCCGACCGCAAGCGATTGAAGACCATCGTCAGCGACCTCTCGCTTCCGCGCTCGATGGGCCTGATCGTCCGCACGGCGGGCCTCCAGCGCACGAAGCCGGAGATCAAGCGTGATTTCGACTACCTTGCCCGCCTGTGGGACGAGATTCGCGAAAACACACTCAAGTCGGTCGCGCCGGCGCTCATCCATTCGGACAGCGATCTGATCAAACGCGCCATCCGGGATATCTATAACAAGGAGATCGAGGAGGTCGTGGTCGAGGGCGAGGACGGTTACCGTTCAGCACGTGAGTTCATGAAGCTGCTCATGCCGAGCCATGCCCGCAAGGTGAAGGCGTACAGCGATCCCGTTCCCCTGTTCCAGCGCTTCGGGGCCGAAGATCAGCTTCGCGCGATGTACGACCCGGTCGTGCAGCTCAAGAGCGGCGGCTATCTCGTCATCAACCCCACCGAGGCGCTGGTGTCGATCGACATCAACTCGGGCCGCTCGACGAAGGAGCATGGGATCGAGGCGACTGCGGTCAACACCAATATCGAAGCTGCGCGCGAGATCGCCCGCCAGCTTCGCCTGCGGGATATGGCCGGGCTGGTCGTGATCGACTTCATCGACATGGAATACGGGTCGAATATCCGTAAGGTCGAGAAGGCGATGAAGGATGCCCTGCGCAACGATCGCGCACGCATCCAGGTCGGCCGAATCTCCGGCTTTGGCCTGATGGAAATGAGCCGCCAGCGTCTGCGCACCGGCGTGCTCGAGGCCACGACGCGCGAGTGCCCGCACTGCGACGGCACCGGGCTTGTCCGCACGGCATCGAGCGCCGGGCTTTCCGCCCTGCGTCTGATCGAGGACGAGGCCGCCCGCGGCAAGGGCACCATGATCAGCCTCTATGCCTCCACGGAAGCGGCGGTCTACTTGCTGAATGCCAAGCGGTCCGACCTCGCGGAGATCGAGGACCGTTATGGCGTGAAGGTCGAAGTCCTGCCGGAAGGCGAAGATGAAGGCGCCAAGATGCGCGTCGCGAGCAGTGGGCCTCGCCCCGCCAGCTTGCCCAAGTTCGCACCCATCGTCGACGACATCGAGGACGACCATTTCGACGATGAGGACGAACTCGCCGAGGACGAGAATGTCGCCGACAATGGCGAGATTTCCGGCGAGCAGGATGGCGATGATCGTGGTCGCAAGAAGCGCCGCCGCCGGCGCGGGGGCCGAAACCGCCGCGATCGCGATGATGGCGAGAACGGCGCTCGCGCAATTGAAGAGAGCGACGACGAATCGTCCGATACCGACACCGGCGACGAGGGCGAGGCTGGCGAGCGGCCTGAAAATGATGAAGACGATGCGGATCGCCCGCGTAAGCGGCGCCGCCGCGGCGGCCGGCGTCGGCGGGGCCGTGAGCGCGAAGACGGCGATGCGGAAGAAACGGTCAACACGGATATTACCGAAGAACTGGCCGCAACAGTCGCAAGCCAGTTGACCGAGGACGTAGCTGTCGTCGCGGATCCGGAGGACGCCGCTCCCGCAGCCGAACCTGTGGCCGAGGACAAACCCAAGCGCCGCACCCGCCGGAAAAAGGACGACATCCCGGCCGATGCCGCGATCCCGGTCACGGACGAGCAGACACCTCAGGAGCCAGCACCGGCCCCGGAAGAAAAGCCGAAGCGGACGCGCCGCAAGAAAGTCGATCCGGCTGATGCGGGCGGGCCCGGCGCCGACGAGACAGTAGTCGACGGCGCGGTGCCCGAGGCACCTGCCAAACCCCGGCGGACGCGCGCGCGCAAGGCCGCGACCGATGCAGCGGCTGAACCGAGCGTACCGGCGCAAGCTGCAGAATCGACAACAGCAGACCCGGTCACGGCTCCCGCGGCCGAGCCCGCCGGTCAGGTGGCAGAGACCGCGAATGAAGCTCCGCCAGCAAAGCGCGGCTGGTGGCAGCGCACATTCGGCGAATAG
- a CDS encoding NTP transferase domain-containing protein: protein MTRPVTALVLAGTRPGPDPLLAGTGLSSKALFQVGGRPMLAHVLEALTESSRVGSIIVIAQDTRDLRKDTALSAWAASVEWRDSSGSIADAVEFQLRRVDAPLFVTTADNVLLTADMIAQFLDGAAGNDVAAGLVERRLVEAAGFSSARTWLKFRGGNWSGANVFRLSGRKALPLVSFWRSLEQDRKKGMKIVGAMGPALLLAAILRLIDIHSFAARIGRRFSLSAKVVPMQAAEACIDADKPADIPVIEAILKDRAARADHSSPAAISRNTK from the coding sequence ATGACCAGGCCTGTTACCGCCCTCGTCCTCGCCGGCACGCGGCCAGGACCGGACCCGCTCCTCGCGGGCACCGGCCTGTCAAGCAAGGCTCTCTTCCAGGTTGGCGGTCGGCCGATGCTGGCCCATGTGCTCGAAGCCTTGACCGAATCGTCCCGCGTGGGGTCGATCATCGTTATAGCGCAGGATACCCGCGATCTTAGGAAGGACACCGCGCTGTCCGCGTGGGCAGCTTCGGTCGAATGGCGCGATTCGTCCGGCTCCATCGCCGACGCGGTCGAATTCCAGCTACGCCGCGTTGACGCGCCTCTGTTCGTGACAACCGCCGATAACGTCCTCTTGACGGCCGACATGATCGCGCAATTTCTCGACGGCGCCGCCGGCAACGACGTCGCGGCTGGTCTCGTCGAACGACGCCTGGTGGAGGCAGCGGGATTTTCATCCGCGCGCACCTGGCTCAAGTTCCGTGGGGGAAACTGGTCGGGCGCCAATGTTTTCCGATTGAGCGGACGCAAGGCCCTGCCCCTCGTGTCATTCTGGCGTTCGCTGGAGCAGGACCGCAAGAAGGGCATGAAGATCGTCGGCGCGATGGGGCCGGCCCTACTCCTCGCGGCCATCCTTCGCTTGATCGACATTCACAGTTTCGCGGCCCGCATCGGCAGACGCTTCAGCCTGTCAGCCAAGGTCGTGCCGATGCAGGCCGCAGAAGCGTGCATCGATGCAGACAAACCCGCCGACATCCCGGTGATCGAGGCGATACTGAAAGACCGCGCGGCGCGCGCCGATCACTCTTCCCCCGCCGCCATCTCACGTAACACGAAATAG
- a CDS encoding lipopolysaccharide biosynthesis protein — translation MGEPAENLEHADAGFRRVLKNIGWLLGGKGFGAVCSLVYLAIQARSLGIKDFGHFSLIFGTAQAFVAIAGFQTWQTIVRFGAPLTVSGAWDRFGRLAVLGALIDFSGAIGGCLLAAIVFYVFGAALDLNPAYIDPAFLFVCALIWARGSAAVGILRVLDRYDLAVWVGAVTPAARLGAAVAIWLSGASVERFLLAWAVIEIATALLLWLVAWRAGGTALRLSHAMDWRTTLAEHPGIVRFLGINSLSTSVVAVLQQGPLLAVGYFLGTSAAGVYRIADQLAKGLSKLTTLIAQSLYPEVNRQRHSASGEAFRKLIRQINVMVLVAGVSVVALSTLLGPQLLGLIGGGAFARGGAILIPLSLGAAFELASVTYEPVLHASGHTIYPLYGRLLAVGAIALGIVLFVDHGPVAVGWVVAGGMAASYAALSAMCYFVLREMAAGEE, via the coding sequence ATGGGGGAGCCGGCGGAAAACCTTGAACATGCGGATGCCGGTTTTCGCCGTGTTCTCAAGAATATCGGCTGGCTCTTGGGCGGCAAGGGCTTCGGTGCTGTCTGCAGTCTCGTGTACCTGGCCATCCAGGCCCGCTCGCTGGGGATCAAGGATTTCGGCCACTTCTCGCTGATTTTCGGCACCGCTCAGGCGTTCGTTGCCATAGCGGGTTTCCAGACCTGGCAAACGATCGTCCGTTTTGGCGCGCCCTTGACAGTCTCGGGGGCTTGGGACCGGTTTGGCAGGCTCGCAGTCCTGGGCGCCCTGATCGATTTTTCGGGTGCCATAGGTGGCTGCCTTCTCGCCGCCATCGTGTTCTACGTGTTCGGCGCCGCCCTTGACCTCAATCCCGCATATATCGACCCCGCGTTCCTCTTCGTGTGCGCGCTTATCTGGGCGCGTGGATCGGCGGCGGTGGGAATCCTGCGCGTGCTCGACCGGTATGACCTGGCTGTCTGGGTCGGTGCGGTGACGCCGGCTGCGCGCCTGGGCGCAGCGGTCGCGATCTGGTTGAGCGGGGCATCGGTCGAGCGATTCCTGCTTGCCTGGGCGGTGATCGAGATTGCGACCGCGCTTCTGCTGTGGCTCGTCGCCTGGCGCGCGGGAGGGACCGCCCTTCGCCTGTCCCACGCTATGGACTGGCGCACCACGCTTGCCGAACACCCGGGTATCGTGCGTTTCCTCGGTATCAATTCGCTCAGCACATCGGTCGTTGCCGTGCTTCAGCAAGGGCCGCTCCTCGCAGTCGGCTATTTCCTCGGGACCAGCGCTGCTGGGGTTTACCGCATCGCCGACCAGCTCGCCAAAGGGCTGTCCAAGCTCACCACCCTGATTGCCCAGTCGCTTTATCCGGAGGTCAACCGTCAACGCCACAGCGCGTCCGGCGAAGCCTTCCGCAAGCTGATCCGGCAGATCAACGTCATGGTGCTGGTGGCGGGGGTTTCGGTCGTGGCGCTGTCAACCTTGCTAGGACCGCAACTGCTTGGCCTGATTGGCGGCGGTGCCTTCGCCCGGGGCGGGGCCATCCTCATTCCGTTGTCGCTGGGGGCCGCGTTCGAACTCGCCAGCGTGACCTACGAACCCGTGCTCCACGCCTCGGGCCATACGATATATCCGCTCTACGGGCGTCTGCTCGCGGTGGGCGCGATCGCATTGGGCATCGTGCTGTTCGTCGATCACGGGCCCGTCGCGGTCGGCTGGGTGGTGGCCGGCGGGATGGCCGCAAGCTACGCCGCGCTCAGCGCCATGTGCTATTTCGTGTTACGTGAGATGGCGGCGGGGGAAGAGTGA